AGCGGTGGTCCTGGCGGGCAAAACAGAGATGGCCTCAGAGGCGGGTGACGGCGACGCAGACATCGGAGACGGGACGGAGGGCTCACCTAGGAGTGGCTCGGGGCTGGTCTGGGGTGTCGAGGAGGTCGCGGTGGGTCGGGGCAGAGGAGTCGTCGATGTAGACCTTGCATGCAGAGCTTCCAGCACCGGCCCGGACAGCAACACTTGCGACGGTTGAACTCGACGGTCACGGTGGCGCGCGGCGACGGCGACAGAGCTCGACGGAGGCGACTACCGGGCAGGTTCCTAGCAAGAAAAGGGGCAGCGTTAGGGACTCTAGATAAGAATAGATACGGCACAGAGAGGGGAGGAACGGTGGAGAGGTGTGACGGCAACCACCACCATCTGCGGAGGTGTCGGCCGGTGAGCACGAGCGACAGGGAGGGAGACGAGGCTTCTCCTTTAGGAAGGGGCCAGTGGAGTGGAAGAGAGGTATGTTGGCGAGAGGTGGAGTTCTGGAGATGGTCCTGCCCTTATATCCAAGGCGACGCGCCCACGGTGAGCCAAGTGCACGCACCGGCATGGAGAAGGCGTGGCGGCTCGTCACTGGGAAGGATGGGCGGCGTGGATACGTGTCTGATGCGCggttagggtttttggagggacGCCGACGTCAGGAGCGTGAGGGAAACGGACGGGAAGGAGAGGTCACGTCCGTCTGTGACGTGTTCGACAGAATGCCAGCGGGGTGGCGAGCTCGATGGCGTGCATACCAGGGCGTGGGAAGGTCTCTTCGTCCGTGTGCGTGTGTGTTGTGCACGTACACACTACCGTACCAAGTCAGAAGGGGACGAGGAGGGAGCGCGGCGTCACGGGGTGGCGGTGCCCAAGCGGCGTGCCTGACTGACATAGGGGGTTTTGGGCGAGCTCGACCCAGAGGGAGTGATCACGGGGGAGGGTGTCTAGGAGGGAGAGAAGGGTGCATAGAGGTGTCACGGGTGTTGGAAAGGCCTGCATGCCTAGCAGCACCTGAGAGAGAGGTGCATGCCTCTTGGCATAGCTCCACGATAAAGAGGGGACGTGAGAGAGGAGTATGCAGGGCTAGCTAGAGTGGCTACTGAGAGGGTGGGGTGCAGGTTCTGAATGCTGGTGGGTTggcaaaagagagagaaagaatgGGAAACTGAGAGGATACATGGACATGCCATGACATGGTCGGTTCTCCTTCTTGCAAGCAAGGTTGGACAAAAGGAAAGGGCCAAAAGTTTTTGCATGCCGATTAGAGAGAGGGATAGTGCTGGTCACAAGGTTTAGGGAGAAGGGACAGAGAGGGATGGATGCATGGTAATTACATGGGATGCATGGCCGGCTACCTCACTTGAGCATGCAAAGGTGGTTCCCAACTTGCTAAGCTAGGCTAGCTAGGTGGTGATGCTTCGGAAAACCAAGGACCTGATAAGATGAGAGGTGGGTTAGAGGGAGTTTGAGCATAGTGACAAAGAGAAAaagagaggagagaggagagggaaacatggttcatGCCTTGGTCGGCATGACCATGTCATTAAGGGTTTGGGTTTTCATTAGGGTTATCCTTaagagagggagagaagaaatAAGGGTGTGAGGGTATGGTCTTCTTTATCATTTCTTGATTTGTGCATACTTTCAGATTTTTAGCAAGACCAACCTCAAGTGGTTAGGGCCACGACAAGGTAAATATGGAATGGGGCTATTAGCATAAGGCTAAGAAGATTTTCAGAATAAAGGTTTGGTAAGAAAAGAGAAGGGGATGACAAGAACCAAATGGGAGGGAAAGTGATCTTAAAGGATCCAAGCAATTATTAGAAGTGTTCCTAGTCCTAGGGTTTAGCATGTTATTTTTAATTAAATAAAACCAGGGATAAACAAGGTGTCATAAGTGAAGAATAATATTTAGAGTTTTAGGTATTTAGAGATTCTCACACAATTGAAATTTTCACAAGTGACAAACACAGACATCCTACAATCAATGCAAGatcaactatatgcatgcaaATTTTGAAGATAATTTTTTTTGTTGGCCCAAAAATTTGTATTCCAAAATTTTAATCAAAGCacaaaagttgggttgttacaaaccttccccccttaaaatgaatctcgtcctcgagattcggtgGCTAAGAACTGAAGAGTGCTGGAAAGTCCTTCCGAAGTTGATCCtctcgttcccaggtggcttcctccTCGGAGTGATTTGTCCACTGGACCTTACATAATTtaatcttccttcttcgggtgagaCGGATAGCTTCTTCCAAAATCTGAAGGGGTACTTCTCGATAAGTTAAGTCGGTTTTGAGGTCGAGGGTGCGataatcgatgttcttgaacgtcTCAGGTTTGTCGGGCACTTGGAGGCATCGTCGAAGTAGAGAGATATGAAACACATCGTGGAAATCTGCTAATTCAGCAGGcagttccagttgataagatacttcacctcgacgagcgagaaccttgaagggcccaatatatctgggggcaagcttccctttgacgtgaaatctctgcattcccttgagTGGAGTGACGCGAAGATAGGCATGATCTCCAACCTTGAAGGTCAATTCACGTCGCTTGGAATCAGCATAACTCTTCTGACGGGACTGAGCAGCCTTGAGGCGATCGTGGATCAGTTGAACTTGTTCTTCAGTTTCGCGAAGATGGTCAGGTCCAAAAACTTGGCTATCTCCAGTCTCGGACCAGTTGAGAGGGGTTCGACAATGGCGACCATAAAGGGCTTCAAAAGGGGCCATCTGCAgactggcttggtagctattgttgttaGAGAATTCCGTGAAGGGTAGACAATCTTCCCATTTTGCTCCATAGGCGAGGACACAAGCATGAAGCATATCTTCAAGAATCTGGTTTACTCTTTCTGTTTGGCCACCGGTCTATGGGTGATAAGCGGTGCTGAAAGATAGCTTCGTTTCGAGGGCTTCATGCAGGCTCTTCCAGAATTTCGAGGCGAATTGGGTACCTCGATCTGACACTATCCTCTTGGGGACTCCGTGGAGACTAACAATACGGGATATATAAAGATCAGCTAGCCGGGTTCCGGGGAAAGTGGTCTTGACTgggatgaaatgggcgaccttgGTGAGTCGATCGACAATTACCCTGATGGAGTCATGACCATGCTGAGATTTAGGAAGTCCAGTAATGAAATCCATTCCGacttcttcccatttccattcgGGGACTTGGAGGGGTTGGAGCAGTCCAGCTGGtcgctgatgttcagccttcactttcTGGCACACGTCGCAACGAGCGATGAAAAAGGCTATCTCGCGCTTCATACCGTGCCACCAGAGTTGtttcttcaggtcttgatacatcttcgttcctccggggtggattgagtagggGGTGTCATGAGCTTCCTTCATGATGAGTTGCTTCAGGTCTTCAATATTGGATACACAGAGGCGTCCTCTGTACCACAAAACTCCTTTGGCATCAATCGTGAAGCCAGGAACTTCTTCCCTATCCATTCTACGTTTGATTCCTTCAATACTCTCATGACCCACTTGAGCTTCTTTGATTTGATCGAATAAAGTAGGCTGCAGCTCAAGATTTGCCAGAAAACCATGGCTAACAAGCTCGAGGCCGAACTCCTCAAGTTCTTCATACAGCTTGGGTTGAGCAATTTTGATCAGGGCGTTCAATGAACATGGCTCTCGACTAAGGGCATCAGCTACGACATTGGCCTTACCGGGATGATAATGAATACCGAGATCGTTGTCTTTGATAAGCTCCATCCATCtgctctgcctcatattcagctcacgCTGAGTGAAGATGTACTTCAGAATCTTGTGGTCGGTGTAGATTTCACAGCGATTTCCCACTAGATAGTGGCGCCGGGTCTTCAGGGCGTGAACTACAGCagcaagctctaagtcatgcgTGGGGTAGTTCATCTCGTGCGGTCAAAGTTGTCTTGACAAATAcgctatcaccttgccttcttgcatgaaCACACTTCCCAAACCAAGTTTTGATGCATCGCAGTAGACATCAAAATCCTTGGTGATATCGGGCGTGGTCAAGACGGGGGCTGTGACTAATCTCTTCTTGAGTTCCTGAAAACTGGCCTCACATTTATCGGTCCACTcgaacttcttatccttcttcaacaGCTGCGTTAAGGGTCTCACAATGCTGGAGAATCCCTCAACGAACTTACGATAATAACCCGCCAATCCTAAAAAGGCGTGGACTTCGGTCTGGTTGGTAGGGGTTTTCTTCTCCACGATGGACTGAATTTTGGACGAGTCGACTGACACTCCTCCGGCAgaaatgacatgaccaaggaatcctacttctttcagccAGAATTCACATTTACTAAACTTGGCGTAAAGCTGATGGTCTCGGAGAGTTCCCAAAACAATCCGCAGATGTTCAGCATGCTCTTCTTCAttcttggagtagatcagaatatcgtcgatgaaaaccacgacgaacttgtcgaggtacttcatgaacaccttgttcatgagattcatgaaataggcaggggcattggtcagtccgaaggacatcacggtatattcaaaaagtccataccgtgtggtgaaggcagttttgggaataTCTGACTCTCGAACCTTGAGTTGATGATAACCCGTTcggagatcaatcttggagaaaactcgggcgcCATTCATCTGGTCGAACAAATCTTCAATCTTCgggagggggtatttgtttttgatggtgacatcattcAGTTTTCGGTAATCCACGCACAGGAGGATAGTACCGTCCCGCTTATCCACAAAGATAACGGGAGATCCCCAGGGTGATGCACTCGGGCTAATCAACCCTTTCCTCAACATATCATCTAACTGCTTCTTCAACTCAACCAATTCTTGAGGGTTCATCCGGTAGGGTCGCTGAGCGATGGGGGCAGTTCCGGGgactaactcaatgataaactcgatatcccgatcagggggcataccgggtaattCATCTGGGAAAACTTCAGGATATTCACAAGCAATGGGTACTTCATGCAGGGCTGGACTGGCGACACTCTTCTTGCATAAGGCTTTCGATGATGGCATGGTGGCTATGTGTTCAATTATCTCGCCGTCTTCagcagtcatggttatggctcggCCATCACAGTCGATATGTCCCTTATACTTGACCATCCAATCCATGCCAAGAATAACTTCCAGACCTTGCTCACCCAATACTATCAGATTGGCGTGAAAACGCTTTCCCTGAATATCTATAGGAACATCCTTGCAGAATAGATCCGTTTTGGTGGAGGTTCCCGGAATTTGAACTAACATAGGCCGTCTCATGATGGTAGGCCTTAAGCCACTCTTTCTAGCGAACGGCTTAGTAACAAACGAATGTgacgctccggaatcaaacaagacGATGGAGGGTACTGAGTTGACGAGAAACGTACCCAGAACGATATCCggagcttcctgagcttcttcagcGTTGACGTGATTGAGGTGTCCCCTAGCTGGTCCAGCTGGTTTCTTCTAGTTCTGGTTCCTTCCGGCGGCAGTACGGGCTTGACCCTGATTTGGCTTGGGCGCATTGGGGCGCTGAGCAGTGTTCATCTTGTTGGGACACTCCTTGGAGAAATGACCCGGCTGTCCGCAGGTGTAGCAACCATTGGTAGCGGGGCGGGCAGTGTTGTTCTGGTGGTTGTAGTTGGGATTGTAGTTGCTTCCTCCAGAACGCTGAGGGTTGAAGTTgcggttggggttgttggggcgaGGTGCAGGGGGTGGTGTCCTCTGctgctggggcgccggccttggtggagGAAAGCTGCGGGGTCGCTGATTGCTGGAGCTGCCTTGCTGCAGCATCGCCTTGCGCTTGTGGTTCTCAAACGCATTCTTGCGCTTGCTCTCAACCATGATAGAGGCATCTACCAGCGACTCAAGGTCTGGGTATGGAACAGCCACCAAGATactctgcatctcgtcatgcagaccattcagaaagcggtccttcttcttctcttcagtGTCGGTGTCTTCTGGAGCATACCTGGACAATGTGGTGAACTTGTCCATGTATTCCACAACAGACATGCTTCCTTGCCTCATATTCATGAACTTGTCCTTCATGAGCTTGATCAGTCCCGATGGAATGTGGGTCTTGCGAAACTTGGCCTTGAATTCTTCCCAGTTGATGACGTGTCCCTCAGCTTGAATAGCCTTGACATTTTCCCACCAAGAGCGTGCAGGTCCAGAAAGAAAGTGAGTGGCAAATAACACCTTCTCATCATCGCCAACTCCGGCAACCTCCAGGTTGTTCTCAatggtgcgaagccaatcatcGGCATCGAGAGGTTCAGTGCACTTGGCGA
This Lolium perenne isolate Kyuss_39 chromosome 1, Kyuss_2.0, whole genome shotgun sequence DNA region includes the following protein-coding sequences:
- the LOC139833217 gene encoding uncharacterized protein, coding for MNYPTHDLELAAVVHALKTRRHYLVGNRCEIYTDHKILKYIFTQRELNMRQSRWMELIKDNDLGIHYHPGKANVVADALSREPCSLNALIKIAQPKLYEELEEFGLELVSHGFLANLELQPTLFDQIKEAQVGHESIEGIKRRMDREEVPGFTIDAKGVLWLNISDQLDCSNPSKSPNGNGKKSEWISLLDFLNLSMVMTPSG
- the LOC139833219 gene encoding uncharacterized protein, producing the protein MAQLLRLMMEDREAARAERQANLATLQHLAQLATGNANNNNGGNGNGDHRSKLKDFQSTNPPVFAKCTEPLDADDWLRTIENNLEVAGVGDDEKVLFATHFLSGPARSWWENVKAIQAEGHVINWEEFKAKFRKTHIPSGLIKLMKDKFMNMRQGSMSVVEYMDKFTTLSSILVAVPYPDLESLVDASIMVESKRKNAFENHKRKAMLQQGSSSNQRPRSFPPPRPAPQQQRTPPPAPRPNNPNRNFNPQRSGGSNYNPNYNHQNNTARPATNGCYTCGQPGHFSKECPNKMNTAQRPNAPKPNQGQALLGEQGLEVILGMDWMVKYKGHIDCDGRAITMTAEDGEIIEHIATMPSSKALCKKSVASPALHEVPIACEYPEVFPDELPDHQLYAKFSKCEFWLKEVGFLGHVISAGGVSVDSSKIQSIVEKKTPTNQTEVHAFLGLAGYYRKFVEGFSSIVRPLTQLLKKDKKFEWTDKCEASFQELKKRLVTAPVLTTPDITKDFDVYCDASKLGLGSVFMQEGKVIAYLSRQL